From the Candidatus Cloacimonadota bacterium genome, one window contains:
- a CDS encoding site-specific DNA-methyltransferase, translating into MKINEIFLGDFFKLIKEIEDESIDLIVCDGPYGVTEKKWDKPRKIYIQRGKVKNIQEFNLQLIKILSKKLKTGGSFYLFGKPDCIDFIDYKPYLTLNSKIVWYQPSRLAQGRISYTNNYDIIAYFTKGKAKTFNLNEIRVPQLVELTHRKRCENVPSVVNGEFGKTKFNERGKNPGDVWGDIKQLTYKSKELLSREYLHTIQKPKKLIERIVKASSNEGDLVLDPFAGTGTTLVVCQEIKRNYIGFEINPNLFSICKKRISEIKSEQEGMLYSTSRHVAFTEKEIIAKNLGE; encoded by the coding sequence ATGAAAATTAATGAAATTTTTCTGGGGGATTTCTTCAAATTGATTAAAGAGATAGAAGATGAATCTATTGACCTAATAGTTTGTGATGGACCTTATGGTGTTACTGAAAAAAAATGGGATAAACCCCGTAAGATATATATCCAACGGGGTAAAGTAAAAAATATCCAGGAATTTAATCTTCAACTAATAAAAATTTTATCTAAAAAGTTGAAAACTGGTGGGTCATTTTATCTTTTCGGTAAACCTGACTGTATTGATTTTATTGATTATAAACCTTATCTGACATTAAATTCAAAAATCGTTTGGTATCAGCCAAGTAGATTGGCACAAGGAAGAATTAGTTATACAAATAATTATGATATAATTGCTTATTTTACAAAAGGCAAAGCCAAAACTTTTAATTTGAATGAAATAAGAGTGCCACAATTAGTAGAATTAACTCATAGAAAAAGATGCGAAAATGTTCCTTCAGTCGTAAATGGTGAATTTGGAAAAACCAAATTCAATGAAAGAGGTAAAAACCCTGGAGATGTTTGGGGTGATATTAAACAACTTACTTATAAATCAAAAGAATTATTGAGTAGAGAATATTTACACACTATCCAGAAACCTAAAAAGTTAATTGAAAGAATAGTTAAAGCGAGTTCAAACGAAGGGGATTTAGTTTTAGACCCCTTTGCTGGCACAGGCACAACTTTGGTAGTTTGTCAGGAGATTAAAAGAAATTATATCGGTTTTGAAATTAATCCTAATTTATTCTCAATTTGTAAGAAAAGAATATCTGAAATTAAATCAGAACAGGAAGGTATGCTATATTCAACCAGCAGGCATGTTGCCTTTACTGAGAAAGAAATTATTGCAAAGAATCTCGGGGAATAG